One Methylomarinovum tepidoasis DNA window includes the following coding sequences:
- the hemL gene encoding glutamate-1-semialdehyde 2,1-aminomutase yields MKSSRQLFERARQVIPGGVNSPVRAFKGVGGTPPFIERAKGPFVYDVEGRRYIDYVGSWGPMILGHAHPEVLAAVQAAVEKGLSFGAPTEIEVRMAELLCRLVPSLEMVRMVNSGTEATMSAIRLARGYTGCDKLVKFEGCYHGHADALLVKAGSGALTCGVPSSPGVPASVAEHTLTLPYNDSDAVRELFERQGGEIACVIVEPVAGNMNCVPPRPGFLQTLREVCDRHGAVLIFDEVMTGFRVALGGAQQRFGITPDLTCLGKVIGGGMPVGAFGGRREIMERLAPVGPVYQAGTLSGNPVAMAAGLRTLELVSETGFFERLEEKTESLCAGLRQRAEAAGVALRTNCVGGMFGLFFTEADEVADFAAVMACDQERFKRFFHGMLEEGVYLAPSAFEAGFVSAAHDDDAITATLAAAERVLRRL; encoded by the coding sequence ATGAAATCTTCCCGACAATTGTTCGAACGCGCCCGCCAGGTGATTCCCGGCGGGGTCAATTCCCCGGTGCGGGCCTTCAAGGGTGTGGGCGGCACGCCGCCGTTCATCGAACGGGCCAAGGGGCCGTTCGTGTACGACGTGGAGGGACGGCGTTACATCGATTACGTCGGATCCTGGGGACCGATGATCTTGGGACACGCCCATCCGGAAGTGCTCGCGGCGGTCCAGGCGGCGGTGGAAAAGGGCCTGAGCTTCGGTGCTCCCACCGAGATCGAGGTGCGCATGGCCGAGCTGCTGTGCCGCTTGGTGCCGTCGCTGGAAATGGTGCGGATGGTCAATTCCGGCACCGAGGCCACCATGAGCGCCATCCGCCTGGCCCGCGGCTACACCGGGTGCGACAAGCTGGTGAAGTTCGAGGGCTGTTATCACGGCCACGCTGACGCCCTGCTGGTCAAGGCCGGCTCCGGCGCCCTGACCTGCGGGGTGCCCAGTTCCCCCGGGGTTCCGGCCAGCGTCGCCGAACACACCCTGACCCTGCCGTACAACGACAGCGACGCGGTGCGGGAACTGTTCGAGCGCCAGGGCGGGGAGATCGCCTGCGTCATCGTCGAGCCGGTGGCCGGCAACATGAACTGCGTCCCCCCAAGACCCGGTTTTCTCCAGACCCTGCGGGAAGTGTGCGACCGCCACGGGGCGGTGCTGATCTTCGACGAGGTTATGACCGGTTTCCGCGTCGCCCTGGGCGGGGCCCAGCAGCGTTTCGGCATCACCCCGGACCTGACCTGTCTGGGAAAGGTCATCGGCGGCGGCATGCCCGTGGGGGCCTTCGGTGGCAGGCGGGAAATCATGGAACGGCTGGCCCCGGTCGGGCCGGTGTATCAGGCCGGCACCCTTTCGGGCAATCCGGTGGCCATGGCCGCAGGTCTCAGGACCCTGGAGCTGGTGTCCGAAACCGGCTTCTTCGAGCGTCTGGAGGAGAAGACCGAGTCCTTGTGCGCCGGCCTGCGCCAGCGCGCCGAAGCGGCTGGAGTGGCGTTGCGGACCAACTGCGTCGGCGGCATGTTCGGCCTGTTCTTCACCGAGGCGGACGAGGTGGCCGATTTTGCTGCGGTGATGGCCTGCGACCAAGAACGCTTCAAACGCTTTTTCCACGGTATGTTGGAGGAAGGGGTGTATCTGGCGCCATCGGCGTTCGAGGCCGGTTTCGTCTCCGCCGCCCACGACGACGACGCCATCACCGCCACGCTGGCCGCGGCCGAACGGGTGCTGCGCCGCCTCTAG
- a CDS encoding bacteriohemerythrin has product MAIITWTAEQFGTNVGIADQQHQQIFDLLNSLDDAVKAGDRDATGKYLDELINVVVEHFKTEEDLMQQHGYPDYAAHKEAHDKLVATCADLQKKFHAGEADVTSDVTAFVKDWLTAHIPNIDKPYGPFLNEKGVN; this is encoded by the coding sequence ATGGCGATCATCACCTGGACCGCTGAGCAGTTTGGCACCAACGTCGGTATCGCCGACCAGCAGCATCAGCAGATCTTCGATTTGCTCAACAGTCTGGACGACGCGGTCAAGGCCGGTGACCGGGATGCCACCGGCAAATATCTGGATGAATTGATCAATGTGGTGGTTGAGCATTTCAAAACCGAGGAAGATCTGATGCAGCAGCACGGCTATCCGGATTACGCCGCCCATAAGGAGGCTCACGACAAACTGGTAGCCACCTGCGCCGATCTGCAGAAGAAATTCCATGCCGGCGAAGCGGACGTGACGTCGGACGTGACGGCCTTCGTCAAGGACTGGCTGACTGCCCACATTCCCAATATCGACAAACCCTATGGTCCGTTCCTGAACGAAAAAGGCGTCAATTAA
- the trxA gene encoding thioredoxin TrxA produces MSDAIVHVTDDNFEEEVLKSKLPVLVDFWAEWCGPCKMIAPILDQIAEEYQGRLKVAKLNIDESPKTPQHYGVRGIPTLMLFKDGEVEATKVGALAKSQLEAFLEQNL; encoded by the coding sequence GTGAGTGACGCAATCGTTCATGTAACCGACGATAATTTCGAAGAAGAAGTGCTGAAATCCAAATTGCCGGTGCTGGTGGACTTCTGGGCGGAATGGTGCGGCCCCTGCAAGATGATCGCCCCCATTCTGGATCAGATCGCCGAGGAATATCAGGGGCGTCTGAAAGTCGCCAAACTGAACATCGACGAGAGCCCCAAGACTCCGCAGCATTACGGGGTTCGCGGCATCCCGACCCTGATGCTGTTCAAAGACGGTGAAGTGGAGGCCACCAAGGTGGGGGCCCTGGCCAAGTCTCAGCTGGAGGCTTTCCTGGAACAGAACCTCTAA
- the thiS gene encoding sulfur carrier protein ThiS yields the protein MEIFVNGESRRVAAGSSVADLVAELGLAGQRIAVERNGRIVPRDRYGEESLAAGDRVEIVRAIGGGQGGDDPLVIAGRTYRSRLLVGTGKYRDLAETKAAIEASGAEIVTVAIRRTNIGQHADEPNLLDVIPPEKYTILPNTAGCYTVADAVRTCQLARELLGGHRLVKLEVLGDEKTLYPDVIATLEAAKILVDDGFEVMVYTNDDPVMAKKLEDVGCIAVMPLAAPIGSGLGIRNPYNIRTIVENASVPILVDAGVGTASDAAVAMELGCDGVLMNTAIAEAKNPVLMAEAMKLGVEAGRKAYLAGRMPRRRYASASSPLDGTFF from the coding sequence GTGGAAATTTTCGTCAACGGCGAGAGTCGCCGGGTCGCGGCCGGCAGCTCGGTGGCGGATCTGGTGGCCGAACTGGGGCTTGCCGGTCAGCGGATCGCGGTCGAGCGAAACGGCCGCATCGTCCCCCGCGACCGTTACGGGGAAGAAAGCCTGGCCGCCGGCGACCGCGTCGAGATCGTCCGCGCCATCGGCGGCGGTCAGGGCGGGGACGATCCCTTGGTGATCGCCGGCCGGACCTACCGATCGCGCCTGCTGGTGGGCACCGGCAAGTACAGGGATCTGGCCGAAACCAAGGCGGCGATCGAGGCCAGCGGCGCCGAGATCGTCACCGTCGCCATCCGCCGCACCAACATCGGCCAGCATGCCGACGAACCCAACCTGCTCGATGTGATTCCGCCGGAAAAGTACACTATCCTTCCCAATACCGCCGGCTGCTACACGGTGGCGGATGCCGTCCGCACCTGTCAGCTGGCGCGGGAGCTGCTCGGCGGTCACAGGCTGGTGAAACTGGAAGTGCTGGGCGACGAGAAGACGCTTTATCCGGACGTGATCGCCACCCTGGAGGCGGCCAAGATTCTGGTGGACGATGGCTTCGAGGTCATGGTCTACACCAACGACGATCCGGTGATGGCGAAAAAGCTCGAGGACGTGGGCTGCATCGCGGTGATGCCGCTGGCGGCCCCCATCGGTTCCGGCCTCGGCATCCGCAATCCTTACAACATCCGCACCATCGTCGAAAACGCCTCGGTGCCGATCCTGGTGGACGCCGGGGTGGGGACCGCCTCCGATGCGGCGGTGGCGATGGAATTGGGCTGCGATGGGGTGCTGATGAACACCGCCATCGCCGAGGCTAAAAATCCAGTGTTGATGGCCGAGGCCATGAAGTTGGGCGTCGAGGCCGGCCGCAAGGCCTATCTGGCCGGACGGATGCCGCGGCGCCGCTATGCCTCGGCTTCCTCGCCCCTGGACGGAACCTTCTTCTAA
- the pgsA gene encoding CDP-diacylglycerol--glycerol-3-phosphate 3-phosphatidyltransferase, with translation MPRFNLATWLTLLRIALIPVLVVCFYLPWPGMRVLAAFMFVVAAVTDWLDGWLARRLGQTTRFGAFLDPVADKLMVASALVLLVQYDPEPGMAIAAVIIIGREITIASLREWMAEIGQRGVVEVSWLGKLKTTLQMVAITLLLFGIEWWHAVLWPLGLAGLYLAAVMTLWSMINYLRAAWPALMQGR, from the coding sequence ATGCCCCGATTCAATCTCGCCACCTGGCTGACCTTGCTGCGCATCGCCCTGATTCCGGTGCTGGTGGTTTGCTTCTATCTGCCGTGGCCGGGAATGCGGGTGCTGGCCGCCTTCATGTTCGTGGTCGCTGCGGTAACCGACTGGCTCGACGGTTGGCTGGCCCGCCGGCTGGGCCAGACCACCCGCTTCGGTGCCTTTCTCGATCCGGTGGCCGACAAGCTGATGGTGGCCTCGGCCCTGGTGCTGCTGGTGCAGTACGATCCGGAGCCGGGGATGGCGATCGCCGCGGTCATCATCATCGGCCGTGAGATCACCATCGCCTCGCTGCGGGAATGGATGGCGGAGATCGGTCAGCGCGGTGTGGTGGAGGTGTCCTGGCTCGGCAAGCTCAAGACCACGCTGCAGATGGTGGCGATCACTCTGCTGCTGTTCGGCATCGAATGGTGGCATGCGGTGCTGTGGCCGCTGGGGCTGGCGGGTTTGTACCTGGCGGCGGTCATGACCCTGTGGTCGATGATCAACTATCTGCGGGCGGCCTGGCCGGCATTGATGCAGGGTCGCTGA
- the rho gene encoding transcription termination factor Rho: MNLTELKRKSAAELLEIAESLGIEGVSRSRKQDLIFAILKKVAKNGEDIYSEGVLEILQDGFGFLRSPDASYLAGPDDIYISPSQIRRFSLRTGDTVSGKIRPPKEGERYFAMLKVEKINFEPPENAKHKVDFSNLTPLFPQERFVLEIGNGSTEDLTARVIDLVAPIGKGQRGLIVSPPKAGKTMILQNIAHSIAIKNPECYLIVLLIDERPEEVTEMTRSVRGEVVSSTFDEPPARHVQVAEMVIEKAKRLVEHKRDVVILLDSITRLARAYNTVVPSSGKLLTGGVDANALEKPKRFFGAARNIEEGGSLTIIATALVETGSRMDDVIYEEFKGTGNMELHLERKIAEKRIYPAININRSGTRREEFLVPQDELQKAWILRKILQPMDEIAAIEFLLDRLRKTKTNAEFFEAMKRA; encoded by the coding sequence ATGAATCTTACCGAACTGAAACGCAAATCCGCGGCCGAGTTGCTGGAAATCGCCGAGTCCCTCGGAATCGAAGGCGTTTCCCGCAGCCGCAAGCAGGATCTGATCTTCGCCATTCTCAAGAAGGTCGCCAAAAACGGCGAAGACATCTACAGCGAAGGGGTTCTGGAGATCCTTCAGGACGGCTTCGGCTTCCTGCGCTCGCCCGACGCCTCCTACCTGGCGGGACCGGATGACATCTACATCTCCCCCAGTCAGATCCGCCGCTTCAGCCTGCGCACCGGCGACACCGTCTCCGGCAAGATCCGCCCGCCGAAGGAAGGCGAACGCTATTTCGCCATGCTCAAGGTGGAGAAGATCAACTTCGAGCCGCCGGAGAACGCCAAGCACAAGGTGGACTTCTCCAACCTGACGCCGCTGTTCCCCCAGGAACGCTTCGTGCTCGAGATCGGCAACGGCAGCACCGAGGACCTGACCGCCCGGGTCATCGACCTGGTCGCCCCCATCGGCAAGGGGCAGCGCGGCCTGATCGTCTCGCCGCCGAAGGCGGGCAAGACCATGATCTTGCAGAATATCGCCCACTCCATCGCCATCAAGAACCCGGAATGCTATCTGATCGTGCTGCTGATCGACGAGCGTCCTGAGGAAGTGACGGAGATGACGCGCAGCGTCCGCGGCGAAGTGGTGTCGAGCACCTTCGACGAACCGCCGGCCCGTCACGTCCAGGTGGCGGAGATGGTGATCGAGAAGGCCAAACGCCTGGTGGAGCACAAGCGCGACGTGGTCATTCTGCTCGATTCCATCACCCGCCTGGCGCGGGCCTACAACACCGTGGTGCCCTCCTCCGGTAAACTGCTGACCGGCGGTGTGGACGCCAACGCCCTGGAAAAGCCCAAACGCTTCTTCGGCGCCGCCCGCAACATCGAGGAAGGCGGCAGCCTGACCATCATCGCCACCGCGCTGGTGGAAACCGGCTCGCGCATGGACGACGTCATCTACGAAGAATTCAAGGGTACCGGCAACATGGAACTGCACCTGGAACGCAAGATCGCCGAAAAGCGCATCTACCCGGCCATCAACATCAACCGCTCCGGTACCCGCCGCGAGGAGTTCCTGGTGCCTCAGGACGAACTGCAAAAAGCCTGGATCCTGCGCAAGATCCTGCAACCGATGGACGAGATCGCCGCCATCGAATTCCTCCTCGACCGCCTGCGCAAGACCAAGACCAACGCGGAATTCTTCGAAGCGATGAAACGGGCCTGA
- the uvrC gene encoding excinuclease ABC subunit UvrC has translation MSVPAFDVEAFLATLTTCPGVYRMLDAEGRPLYIGKAANLKNRVSSYFRGTPAPKQRAMLAKLARIEVTVTRTEGEALLLEHQLVKRHRPRYNICLKDDKSYPYIYVATEHPFPRVTFHRGAHKRPGRYFGPYPSASAVRQTLKLLQRAFPVRQCEDSYYAHRSRPCLQYQIKRCTAPCVGRVDRETYHRDVEDTLRFLEGDGQVVVDDLVRRMEAAAAALDFERAARYRDQIAALREILETQVVAGPGGDLDVIACHIEAGVACVQVAWIRGGRHLGDKAYFPSGSGDHDPARILAAFLGQYYLDKPVPAEILLSHEPEDAELLRAMLSDQAGRQVRWVTAPRGRRRDWLEMTRANAGIALRQRLALRAGQRQRREALQALLGLEALPARIECFDISHLQGQQTVASCVVFDAEGPVKSAYRRFNIEGIAPGDDYAALAQAVRRRFQRLQREGNHLPDLLLIDGGKGQVQAVLPVLEELGVGDLPVVGVAKGPARRDGDEDLYLAWSGRWLHPGEHHPGLLLIRQIRDEAHRFAVGGHRQRRGRAKRTSPLEAIAGLGPRRRQRLLQQFGGLQAIKKASVEALASVEGISPTLARRIYETFHSPET, from the coding sequence ATGAGCGTCCCGGCCTTCGATGTCGAAGCCTTTCTCGCCACCCTGACCACCTGTCCGGGCGTCTATCGGATGCTCGATGCCGAAGGACGGCCGCTGTACATCGGCAAGGCCGCCAATCTCAAAAACCGGGTTTCCAGCTACTTCCGCGGCACCCCTGCGCCCAAACAGCGGGCCATGCTCGCCAAGCTGGCACGGATCGAAGTCACCGTCACCCGCACCGAGGGGGAGGCGCTGCTGCTCGAGCACCAGCTGGTCAAGCGCCACCGCCCCCGCTACAACATCTGCCTCAAGGACGACAAGAGCTACCCCTACATCTACGTCGCCACCGAACACCCGTTCCCGCGGGTGACCTTCCACCGCGGCGCCCACAAGCGTCCGGGTCGTTACTTCGGCCCTTATCCCAGCGCTTCGGCGGTGCGCCAGACCCTGAAACTGCTGCAGCGGGCGTTTCCGGTGCGCCAGTGCGAGGACAGCTATTACGCCCACCGCAGCCGCCCCTGCCTGCAGTATCAGATCAAACGCTGCACCGCTCCCTGCGTCGGCCGGGTGGATCGGGAAACCTATCACCGCGACGTGGAGGACACCCTGCGTTTCCTTGAGGGCGACGGGCAGGTGGTGGTGGACGACCTGGTGCGGCGCATGGAGGCGGCCGCGGCGGCACTGGATTTCGAGCGGGCCGCCCGTTACCGCGATCAGATCGCCGCCCTGCGGGAGATTCTGGAAACCCAGGTGGTGGCCGGCCCCGGCGGCGATCTGGACGTGATCGCCTGTCACATCGAGGCGGGTGTCGCCTGCGTCCAGGTGGCCTGGATCCGTGGCGGCCGCCATCTGGGGGACAAGGCCTACTTTCCCAGCGGGAGCGGGGACCACGATCCGGCCCGGATACTGGCCGCCTTCCTGGGACAGTATTATCTCGACAAGCCGGTGCCGGCGGAGATCCTCCTCAGTCACGAACCGGAAGACGCCGAGCTGCTGCGGGCCATGCTCAGCGACCAGGCCGGGCGTCAGGTGCGCTGGGTTACTGCCCCCCGGGGGCGGCGCCGTGACTGGCTGGAAATGACCCGGGCCAATGCCGGGATCGCCCTGCGCCAGCGCCTGGCGTTGCGGGCCGGCCAGCGGCAGCGCCGCGAAGCCCTGCAGGCATTGCTGGGTTTGGAAGCGCTCCCGGCGCGGATCGAGTGTTTCGACATCAGCCACCTCCAGGGGCAGCAGACGGTGGCTTCCTGCGTGGTCTTCGACGCCGAGGGCCCGGTCAAGTCCGCCTATCGCCGTTTCAACATCGAAGGGATCGCCCCCGGCGACGATTACGCCGCCCTGGCCCAGGCGGTACGGCGCCGGTTTCAGCGCCTGCAGCGGGAGGGCAACCACCTGCCGGATCTGCTGCTGATCGACGGCGGCAAGGGGCAGGTGCAGGCGGTGTTGCCGGTGCTGGAAGAACTGGGGGTGGGGGATCTGCCGGTGGTCGGGGTGGCCAAGGGCCCTGCGCGCCGCGATGGCGACGAGGACCTGTACCTGGCCTGGAGCGGGCGCTGGCTCCATCCGGGAGAACACCATCCGGGTCTGCTGCTGATCCGGCAAATACGTGACGAGGCCCACCGTTTCGCCGTCGGTGGCCACCGCCAGCGCCGCGGCAGAGCCAAGCGCACCTCGCCCCTGGAGGCCATCGCCGGACTGGGCCCCCGGCGCCGCCAGCGTCTGTTGCAGCAGTTCGGCGGCCTGCAGGCGATCAAGAAGGCCAGTGTCGAGGCCCTGGCTTCAGTGGAGGGTATCAGCCCGACCCTGGCGCGCCGCATTTACGAAACCTTCCATTCACCGGAAACCTGA
- the yrfG gene encoding GMP/IMP nucleotidase: MSWQEIDLVLMDMDGTLLDLNFDNHFWLEFVPARYAKKHGLTVAQAKAELMPRFEALKGKLEWYCLDYWSRELRLDLPGLKAEIAALIRTLPHVDDFLSAVRNAGKRLWLVTNAHPQALALKLERTCLQRFFDQIVCSHRYGYPKESQAFWQALHREHPFPRERTLMIDDSLPVLEASRRFGIARQIAISRPDSSQPGRRIDGFPAVEDLQCLLPPGPDGGNT, from the coding sequence TTGTCCTGGCAGGAGATCGACCTCGTCCTCATGGACATGGACGGCACGCTGCTGGATCTCAACTTCGACAATCACTTCTGGCTCGAATTCGTTCCCGCCCGCTATGCCAAGAAACATGGCCTGACGGTCGCCCAGGCCAAGGCCGAACTGATGCCCCGCTTCGAGGCTCTGAAGGGTAAACTGGAATGGTACTGCCTGGATTACTGGAGCCGGGAACTTCGCCTCGACCTGCCCGGTCTGAAGGCGGAAATCGCCGCTCTGATCCGGACCCTGCCCCACGTCGACGATTTCCTCAGCGCCGTTAGAAACGCCGGCAAGCGCCTGTGGCTGGTGACCAACGCCCATCCCCAAGCCCTGGCGCTGAAGCTGGAACGCACCTGCCTGCAGCGCTTCTTCGACCAGATCGTTTGCAGCCATCGCTACGGGTATCCCAAGGAATCCCAGGCGTTCTGGCAGGCATTGCATCGCGAGCACCCGTTTCCGCGGGAACGGACGCTCATGATCGACGACAGCCTCCCGGTGCTCGAAGCGTCCCGGCGATTCGGCATCGCCCGCCAGATCGCCATCAGCCGCCCGGACAGCAGCCAGCCTGGGCGCCGCATCGATGGCTTTCCGGCGGTGGAAGACTTACAATGTCTGCTCCCACCCGGCCCTGACGGCGGAAACACTTGA
- the cysQ gene encoding 3'(2'),5'-bisphosphate nucleotidase CysQ, whose translation MQNLPLARLLTPVIDTARRAGQRIMKIYESDFNIEFKDDRSPLTAADTAAHRCIVDSLSRLEPAFPILSEEASDLPYEERCQWRTYWLVDPLDGTKEFIHRNGQFTVNIALVHDHEPVLGVVYVPAEGTLYYGAEGQGAFKQVDDGSLHPIRVRKPASEKLVIVGSRSHQTPEFAEYLRRLDGDYELISIGSSLKFCLVAEGRADLYPRLGPTSEWDTAAAHCVVVQAGGFVVDLSGKPLRYNTKASVLNPYFLVYGDDSRDWLRYLPDSL comes from the coding sequence ATGCAAAACCTGCCATTGGCGCGCCTGCTGACGCCAGTTATCGATACCGCACGCCGGGCCGGGCAGCGGATCATGAAAATCTACGAATCGGATTTCAACATCGAGTTCAAAGACGATCGGTCCCCGCTCACCGCCGCCGACACCGCCGCCCACCGCTGTATCGTCGATTCCCTGTCCCGGCTGGAGCCGGCGTTTCCCATTCTTTCCGAGGAAGCCAGCGACCTCCCCTATGAGGAGCGCTGCCAGTGGCGCACCTACTGGCTGGTGGATCCCCTCGACGGCACCAAGGAATTCATCCACCGCAACGGTCAGTTTACCGTCAACATCGCTCTGGTTCACGATCACGAGCCGGTGCTCGGGGTGGTTTACGTCCCGGCGGAGGGGACGCTCTATTACGGCGCCGAGGGCCAGGGAGCTTTCAAGCAAGTCGACGATGGGTCGCTGCACCCGATCCGGGTGCGGAAGCCGGCGTCGGAGAAGTTGGTCATCGTCGGCAGCCGTTCCCACCAGACGCCGGAATTCGCCGAATATCTCCGCCGTCTCGACGGCGACTACGAACTGATCTCGATCGGCAGCTCTCTCAAATTCTGCCTGGTGGCCGAGGGCAGGGCCGATCTCTATCCGCGCCTGGGGCCCACCTCCGAGTGGGATACCGCCGCCGCCCATTGCGTGGTGGTGCAGGCCGGAGGGTTCGTCGTGGATCTGAGCGGCAAGCCGCTGCGCTATAACACCAAGGCGTCGGTGCTCAATCCCTATTTTCTGGTCTACGGCGACGATTCCCGTGACTGGCTGCGTTATCTCCCAGACTCTCTGTAA
- the aroG gene encoding 3-deoxy-7-phosphoheptulonate synthase AroG — protein MPNRYQTENLRIREIKEVIPPVQVHEELPITETAARTVFEARRAIHDILSGDDDRLLVVIGPCSIHDPDAAREYASRLVKWRESLADELMVVMRVYFEKPRTRVGWKGLINDPDLDESFNINKGLRIGRRLLLDVNELGLPAATEFLDLITPQYLADLISWGAIGARTTESQVHRELASGLSCPVGFKNATDGTVQVAVDAIASASRPHHFLSLTKEGRSAIFSTTGNEDCHLILRGGRHPNYDAESVNQAAESLEQAGLPPKLMIDFSHGNSLKQYKRQLRVCDDVAGQIAAGDDRIIGVMVESNLKEGRQDLKPGIPLEYGKSITDACIGWEDTEHVLQKLAEAVRERRGNGK, from the coding sequence ATGCCCAATCGCTATCAGACCGAAAATCTGCGCATCCGTGAGATCAAGGAGGTGATTCCGCCCGTTCAGGTGCACGAGGAATTGCCGATCACGGAAACCGCCGCCCGCACCGTGTTCGAAGCCCGCAGGGCGATCCACGATATTCTCAGCGGTGACGACGACCGTCTGCTGGTGGTCATCGGTCCTTGTTCCATCCACGATCCCGATGCGGCCCGCGAATACGCCAGCCGCCTGGTGAAGTGGCGGGAATCCCTCGCCGACGAGCTGATGGTGGTGATGCGGGTCTATTTCGAAAAGCCCCGCACGCGGGTTGGCTGGAAGGGACTGATCAACGACCCGGATCTGGACGAAAGCTTCAACATCAACAAGGGCCTCAGGATCGGCCGCCGGCTGCTACTGGATGTCAACGAGCTGGGGCTGCCGGCGGCGACCGAGTTTCTGGATCTCATCACCCCGCAGTATCTGGCCGACCTGATCTCCTGGGGGGCGATCGGCGCCCGCACCACCGAAAGCCAGGTCCACCGGGAACTGGCCTCGGGGCTGTCGTGTCCGGTCGGCTTCAAGAACGCCACCGACGGCACCGTCCAGGTGGCGGTGGACGCCATCGCCTCCGCCAGTCGGCCGCACCATTTCCTGTCCCTGACCAAGGAGGGCCGTTCGGCGATCTTCTCCACCACCGGCAACGAGGACTGCCACCTGATCCTGCGCGGCGGCAGGCATCCCAACTACGACGCCGAAAGCGTCAACCAGGCCGCCGAATCCCTGGAACAGGCGGGCCTGCCGCCCAAGCTGATGATCGATTTCAGCCACGGCAACAGCCTCAAACAGTACAAACGCCAGCTGCGGGTGTGCGACGACGTCGCCGGCCAGATCGCCGCCGGGGACGACCGCATCATCGGGGTGATGGTGGAGAGCAACCTCAAGGAAGGCCGTCAGGACCTCAAGCCCGGCATCCCGCTGGAATACGGCAAGAGCATCACCGACGCCTGCATCGGCTGGGAGGATACCGAGCACGTGTTGCAGAAGCTGGCGGAAGCCGTGCGGGAACGGCGGGGTAACGGCAAATGA
- a CDS encoding CDGSH iron-sulfur domain-containing protein, translating into MNEPVVAQKSPIPVEVEAGKTYYWCSCGRSKNQPFCDGSHKGTGFTPLAWTADKSGTVYFCACKHTNNPPLCDGSHKALAD; encoded by the coding sequence ATGAACGAACCGGTCGTGGCGCAAAAGTCCCCCATTCCCGTCGAGGTCGAGGCCGGCAAGACCTATTACTGGTGCAGCTGCGGCCGCAGCAAGAATCAGCCCTTCTGCGACGGCTCCCACAAGGGAACCGGATTCACCCCCCTGGCCTGGACCGCGGACAAAAGCGGTACCGTCTATTTCTGCGCCTGCAAGCACACCAACAATCCCCCTCTGTGCGACGGCAGCCACAAGGCCCTCGCCGACTGA
- a CDS encoding CYTH domain-containing protein, producing the protein MALEIERKFLVRDDRWRALASRRSRIRQGYLNRAEDCSVRVRSADGRGWLNIKSVTIGARRHEYEYEIPWQDAEEMLDTLCRRPLIEKTRYFVEHQGHLWEIDVFEGDNAGLVVAEIELNDPHESFVKPPWIGREVTEDPRYYNTCLAQNPYRNWRDQAPAP; encoded by the coding sequence ATGGCGCTGGAGATCGAGCGCAAGTTTCTGGTGCGGGACGACCGCTGGCGCGCCCTGGCGTCACGCCGGAGCCGTATCCGCCAAGGCTATCTGAACCGGGCCGAAGACTGCTCGGTGCGGGTCCGCAGCGCCGACGGGCGCGGCTGGCTCAACATCAAAAGCGTCACCATCGGCGCCCGGCGTCACGAATACGAGTACGAGATTCCCTGGCAGGACGCCGAGGAGATGCTGGACACCCTGTGCCGGCGCCCCCTGATCGAAAAGACCCGCTATTTCGTGGAACACCAAGGGCATCTGTGGGAAATCGACGTCTTCGAAGGGGACAACGCCGGGCTGGTGGTGGCCGAGATCGAACTGAACGATCCCCATGAATCCTTCGTCAAACCGCCCTGGATCGGCCGCGAAGTGACCGAAGACCCGCGCTACTACAACACCTGTCTGGCCCAGAATCCCTACCGGAACTGGCGGGATCAGGCACCGGCGCCCTAA
- a CDS encoding SRPBCC family protein — translation MELLLALFLSLALLLALAFIIGSRLPRTHVAASRVRLHTNPEEIWRILTDFERYPEWRLGLQRVEVTTGEDGLPRWTEICSTHVRVPFRVVSMKPPFRLETRIDLPQLPLSGHWIYELAANADGTTTVTITEIGRIYHPLFRFLACCLIAYHGAMDVFLTELALRLGQPARIEHLQFEHKQKACPPS, via the coding sequence ATGGAGCTGTTGCTCGCCCTGTTTCTGTCCCTGGCGCTGCTGCTGGCGCTCGCGTTCATCATCGGCAGCCGCCTGCCTCGGACCCACGTCGCCGCCAGCCGCGTCCGCCTGCACACCAACCCGGAGGAAATCTGGCGGATTCTGACCGATTTCGAGCGCTATCCGGAATGGCGCCTAGGGCTGCAGCGGGTGGAGGTCACGACCGGGGAAGACGGCCTGCCACGCTGGACGGAGATCTGCAGCACCCACGTCCGGGTGCCCTTCCGGGTCGTCTCGATGAAACCGCCTTTCCGGCTGGAAACCCGGATCGACCTGCCACAACTGCCACTCAGCGGCCACTGGATCTACGAATTGGCAGCCAACGCCGACGGCACCACCACCGTGACGATCACCGAAATCGGCCGCATCTACCACCCTCTGTTCCGCTTCTTGGCCTGCTGTCTCATCGCGTATCACGGCGCCATGGACGTGTTTCTGACGGAACTGGCCCTCAGGCTGGGCCAACCGGCCCGGATCGAACACCTGCAGTTCGAACACAAACAAAAGGCGTGCCCACCATCGTGA